From a single Aureimonas sp. AU20 genomic region:
- a CDS encoding putative bifunctional diguanylate cyclase/phosphodiesterase has product MNRDFSKARSIEQARYHALAKVWPALYLALVGDMIAVSFVHMAMAPWWATFLFPAILIPKALICSVRWYRNRDTIPPVDECVRAIRVLGIEVVVWMGLIVAWEIWLAQWGNADTLIVLMLCVAGQMVFLQFGLLQLRLASLVSGAICLAGLIYLGSGIESLVGTIGVVTVLVMGFGSFALIAYGYYFDFTSLVVSRLTLETKAEEVQLLSETNFRLANTDSLTDIGNRRRCFHDLEKALQAAADTGRAVAFGVLDLDGFKAVNDSNGHVVGDRLLHAMAARIRDTLGEFGDVYRLGGDEFAFIIAGEESPERLLEIGEDLISSVQTPIRIGDFNMLLGCSIGFATYPKSAESAEELYDRADYALFHAKRTGRSRPVVFNEEHERSVRQTALIERTLRAADLEEELYLTFQPIVDSHQNKTMLLECLARWQSPVLGLVSPAQFIVAAEQSGFISTLTPILLRKALLAIQQWPGEVGISFNLSGHDIVAPEKVLNLIGILMHSGVAPNRVEFEVTETAIMMNLDQALANLHLLKATGARISLDDFGTGYSSLSQIQKLPLDKIKVDASFVRDLETNPASRKIVSSVTALSRDLSLSCVVEGVETREQLDILQGLGCSLIQGYFYSRPMREGDVEAFLDQQLELRSSIEASASA; this is encoded by the coding sequence TTGAACCGCGATTTCTCCAAGGCGAGATCGATCGAGCAGGCACGTTATCATGCCTTGGCGAAGGTCTGGCCGGCGCTTTATCTGGCGCTGGTCGGAGACATGATAGCGGTCTCCTTCGTTCACATGGCCATGGCGCCCTGGTGGGCGACATTCCTGTTCCCGGCGATCCTGATTCCCAAAGCCTTGATCTGTTCCGTGAGATGGTATCGCAATCGCGATACGATCCCGCCGGTGGACGAGTGCGTACGGGCGATCCGGGTGCTCGGCATCGAGGTGGTCGTCTGGATGGGCCTCATCGTCGCCTGGGAAATCTGGCTGGCGCAATGGGGCAATGCCGATACGCTGATCGTCCTCATGCTGTGCGTGGCCGGGCAGATGGTGTTTCTCCAGTTCGGGCTCCTCCAGCTTCGGCTGGCGTCGCTCGTCTCGGGCGCGATCTGCCTCGCCGGCCTCATCTACCTGGGATCGGGCATCGAGTCGCTGGTCGGCACGATCGGCGTCGTGACCGTGTTGGTGATGGGGTTCGGGAGCTTCGCGCTTATCGCCTACGGATACTATTTCGACTTCACCAGCCTCGTCGTGTCCCGGTTGACGCTCGAGACCAAGGCGGAGGAGGTCCAACTCCTGAGCGAGACGAACTTTCGCCTCGCCAACACCGACTCCCTCACGGATATCGGCAACCGCCGCCGGTGCTTTCATGATCTGGAGAAGGCTCTGCAAGCAGCGGCCGATACCGGACGCGCGGTCGCCTTCGGCGTTCTCGACCTCGACGGGTTCAAGGCGGTCAACGACAGCAACGGCCATGTCGTCGGCGACCGGCTCCTCCATGCCATGGCCGCGCGCATCCGCGATACGCTGGGCGAGTTCGGCGACGTCTACCGGCTGGGCGGCGACGAATTCGCCTTCATCATCGCCGGCGAGGAGAGTCCGGAGCGCCTTCTGGAAATCGGCGAAGACCTGATCTCGAGCGTGCAGACGCCGATCCGGATCGGCGACTTCAACATGCTGCTGGGATGTTCGATCGGCTTCGCCACCTATCCCAAGAGTGCGGAAAGCGCCGAGGAGCTTTACGACCGCGCCGACTACGCGCTGTTCCATGCCAAGCGCACCGGCCGGTCGAGGCCGGTCGTGTTCAACGAGGAGCACGAGCGCAGCGTGCGCCAGACGGCGCTGATCGAGCGCACGCTGCGCGCGGCGGATCTCGAGGAAGAACTCTACCTCACCTTCCAGCCCATCGTCGATTCGCACCAGAACAAGACCATGCTCTTGGAGTGCCTGGCGCGATGGCAGAGCCCGGTTCTAGGCCTGGTCTCGCCTGCCCAGTTCATCGTGGCCGCCGAACAGTCCGGCTTCATCTCCACTTTGACGCCCATTCTCCTGCGCAAGGCGCTTCTGGCCATCCAGCAATGGCCGGGCGAGGTCGGCATCTCCTTCAACCTTTCGGGCCACGACATTGTGGCACCGGAAAAGGTCCTGAACCTCATCGGCATCCTGATGCACAGCGGCGTGGCGCCGAACCGCGTCGAGTTCGAGGTGACGGAAACCGCCATCATGATGAATCTCGATCAGGCGCTGGCCAATCTGCACCTGCTCAAGGCCACCGGCGCGCGCATCTCGCTGGACGATTTCGGCACGGGCTATTCCAGTCTCAGCCAGATCCAGAAGCTGCCGCTCGACAAGATCAAGGTGGATGCGAGCTTCGTGCGCGATCTGGAAACCAACCCGGCCAGCCGCAAGATCGTCAGCTCGGTGACCGCCCTCTCGCGAGACCTCTCGCTCAGCTGTGTCGTGGAGGGCGTCGAAACGCGCGAGCAACTCGACATCCTGCAGGGCCTCGGCTGCTCGCTGATTCAGGGCTACTTCTATTCAAGGCCGATGCGCGAGGGGGATGTCGAGGCCTTCCTCGATCAGCAGCTGGAACTTCGCAGCTCGATCGAGGCCAGCGCTTCGGCCTGA
- a CDS encoding TadE/TadG family type IV pilus assembly protein — MRTVSRKWTWIGRLWRDRRGVSAVEFALVVPLLLIVLLGGSELGIALTVDRKVKATAGYAVDLVSQSTSLSESDLQKLFRISKGTIAPYSIVPLRMRVTQIKVVDGKGAVDWSCQTRGYDQLAKGSAIPIPDNLKAQGELLQGRLRERLDHGRDYAAREEATSALLRGSAFRSSLARMSGEARSGAPVRLASLGGGFDTGLDHPAIAPLRAPSEEKGRLLSHHPSQPSQQPSSSQQPTNTPVVFYILMGEASYDFRPVTGAVLEQAIVLSGMSYVLPRYSSSVSSGGCATFDL, encoded by the coding sequence ATGCGGACAGTCTCCAGAAAGTGGACATGGATCGGGCGCCTGTGGCGCGACCGGAGGGGCGTCAGCGCGGTGGAATTCGCGCTGGTGGTTCCCTTGCTTCTGATCGTTCTCCTGGGTGGGTCCGAACTCGGCATCGCCCTGACGGTGGATCGCAAAGTCAAGGCCACGGCGGGTTACGCCGTGGATCTCGTGTCGCAGTCGACCTCGCTCAGCGAGAGCGATCTGCAGAAGCTGTTCCGCATTTCCAAGGGCACGATCGCTCCGTACTCGATCGTCCCGCTCCGGATGCGCGTCACCCAGATCAAGGTGGTGGACGGAAAGGGAGCGGTGGACTGGTCCTGCCAGACCCGAGGCTACGACCAGCTGGCGAAGGGCTCGGCTATTCCCATTCCAGACAATCTCAAGGCGCAGGGAGAGCTTTTGCAAGGGCGCCTTCGAGAGCGGCTCGACCACGGGCGGGATTATGCAGCGCGCGAAGAAGCGACCAGCGCGCTGCTTCGGGGGAGCGCTTTCCGCAGTTCACTCGCGCGCATGTCGGGCGAGGCCCGGAGTGGCGCCCCTGTTCGACTGGCAAGCCTTGGTGGCGGGTTCGACACTGGCCTGGATCATCCCGCTATCGCACCCCTGCGTGCGCCTTCGGAGGAAAAGGGGCGTCTTTTGAGCCATCATCCGTCGCAACCTTCACAGCAGCCATCGTCCTCGCAACAGCCGACCAACACGCCAGTGGTTTTCTATATCCTCATGGGTGAAGCCAGCTATGACTTCCGGCCGGTGACCGGGGCCGTCCTCGAGCAAGCCATCGTCCTGTCCGGAATGAGCTACGTCTTGCCGCGCTACAGTTCCTCGGTATCGTCTGGAGGATGCGCGACATTCGACCTGTGA
- a CDS encoding phosphoethanolamine transferase → MRIRRPRIGSVTLSILTAAFLLFLTNWTFWRKAFLYFAGHEDHLALMAIALFLLFVALMTTISVRYATKPLFIAFILISASASYYADTFGILISRDMIQNVALTSTSEARHLVTPDLIRHLALYGLLPSVLICWVEIVHRRFPAKLLHNCLVIFPALAIAAIISLSTYSTLASTFREHRDLIGSLNPTAPVVAAVRYASHEMRERNVVAQPLGRDARQGERMAGSAKPVLTILVIGETARAQNFGLNGYAKDTTPELAARNVAHFTDVSSCGTSTAVSVPCMFSVYPRSAYSEYKALATENLTDVLGHAGVKVKWFDNDAGAYQVADRIPYEFLPSTNDPRFCSGGECQDEILVERLKRELGEVKSNTVLVLHQIGSHGPAYHERYPESFERFKPACHTAQFADCTRDEIVSAYDNTIAYTDHVLAEIIDLLHDHTEFAGSLLFLSDHGESLGENGLYLHGTPYFLAPKTQTQVPMVAWFSDGYQALRPTDLACLKARKDASLSQDNLFHTMLGMMDVSTNAYDKGLDAFAACRDPAPSGGLASAAEPRS, encoded by the coding sequence ATGCGTATCAGACGACCCCGGATCGGCAGCGTGACGCTGTCGATCCTCACCGCCGCCTTTCTCCTGTTTCTCACGAACTGGACGTTCTGGCGCAAGGCCTTCCTCTACTTCGCCGGGCACGAGGATCATCTCGCCCTGATGGCGATCGCGCTGTTCCTTCTGTTCGTCGCGCTGATGACGACGATCTCGGTCAGATACGCGACCAAGCCGCTGTTCATCGCCTTCATCCTGATCTCGGCCAGCGCCTCCTACTATGCCGACACGTTCGGTATCCTGATCTCGCGGGACATGATCCAGAACGTGGCGCTGACCTCGACCAGCGAGGCCCGGCACCTCGTCACGCCCGACCTGATCCGCCATCTCGCGCTCTACGGGCTTCTGCCTTCCGTTCTGATCTGTTGGGTCGAGATCGTCCATCGGCGCTTTCCCGCCAAGCTCCTCCACAATTGTCTGGTGATCTTCCCGGCCCTGGCGATCGCCGCCATCATCAGCCTTTCGACCTACTCCACCCTCGCCTCGACCTTTCGCGAGCATCGCGACCTGATCGGCAGTCTCAACCCGACGGCGCCCGTGGTCGCGGCCGTGCGCTACGCCTCGCACGAGATGCGCGAGCGCAACGTCGTCGCTCAGCCGCTGGGCCGCGACGCGCGGCAGGGCGAGCGGATGGCTGGGTCGGCGAAGCCAGTCCTGACCATCCTCGTGATCGGCGAGACGGCGCGCGCGCAGAATTTCGGACTGAACGGCTATGCCAAAGACACGACGCCCGAGCTTGCCGCCCGCAACGTCGCCCATTTCACGGATGTGTCGAGCTGCGGAACCTCGACCGCCGTTTCCGTGCCGTGCATGTTCTCGGTCTATCCGCGCTCCGCCTATTCCGAATACAAGGCGCTCGCCACCGAGAACCTGACCGACGTTCTCGGCCATGCCGGCGTCAAGGTGAAGTGGTTCGACAACGACGCGGGCGCCTATCAGGTCGCCGACCGCATTCCTTACGAATTCCTGCCCTCGACCAACGATCCCCGCTTCTGCTCCGGCGGCGAGTGCCAGGACGAGATCCTCGTGGAGCGGCTGAAGCGGGAGCTCGGCGAGGTCAAGTCGAACACCGTCCTCGTCCTTCACCAGATCGGCAGCCACGGGCCGGCCTATCACGAGCGCTACCCCGAGAGCTTCGAGCGTTTCAAGCCGGCCTGCCACACCGCGCAGTTCGCGGACTGCACGCGCGACGAGATCGTCAGCGCCTACGACAACACGATCGCCTATACCGACCACGTGCTCGCCGAGATCATCGACCTCCTGCACGACCACACCGAGTTCGCGGGCTCGCTCCTGTTCCTGTCGGACCACGGCGAGTCGCTGGGCGAGAACGGCCTCTACCTCCACGGCACGCCCTACTTCCTCGCCCCGAAGACGCAGACGCAGGTTCCGATGGTGGCCTGGTTCTCGGACGGCTATCAGGCCCTGCGGCCGACCGACCTCGCCTGTCTCAAGGCCCGGAAGGACGCGTCCCTGTCGCAGGACAATCTCTTCCACACGATGCTGGGCATGATGGACGTCTCGACAAATGCCTACGACAAGGGGCTCGACGCCTTCGCCGCATGCCGCGATCCGGCGCCGTCCGGCGGCCTCGCCTCCGCCGCCGAACCCAGATCGTAA
- a CDS encoding TadE/TadG family type IV pilus assembly protein, whose amino-acid sequence MKTFVQDQRGNFAVITGILSVLLIGSLGGILDLSTQWIDQSVVQRAVDAAALAGAKKLEIGTEAEAQKVIQLAAKANLPVGFPDVTFQGKIDQTAGTVDVVGSGNLAPNFLQLFQIRNLPIDASSQALIQRKSFVDFYFLLDISESMNIAASDEDRSKLEKATNQMNGRPCAFACHVPDWDRTLSNYAISQIAGVTLRVDVLRSAADSMIDKVLSLNSAVGSLVSTRVATAGFSSSFHDWQPPITHAGILKASIRTPAPEPHPHSDMKLAFEDFRRKLGAQGSGRTQSDPKKIAIVVTDGVRDEDESFSPFSLGPVDPLSCKPIKDGGIDLVVLEIKYIKNFDTGNFFRDRVARYYDLISPNMKSCASPNYYYQAQDAGSAESQLLQIVDDIMTVRRRLSS is encoded by the coding sequence ATGAAGACGTTTGTTCAAGATCAACGGGGAAACTTCGCCGTTATCACGGGCATCTTGTCCGTGCTGCTGATCGGCTCGCTCGGCGGCATTCTGGATCTGTCGACGCAGTGGATCGACCAGTCCGTTGTCCAGCGCGCGGTGGATGCGGCGGCCTTGGCGGGGGCCAAGAAACTGGAGATCGGCACCGAAGCCGAGGCGCAGAAGGTCATTCAGCTGGCGGCGAAGGCAAATCTTCCCGTCGGCTTTCCCGATGTGACGTTCCAGGGAAAGATCGACCAGACGGCTGGAACGGTCGATGTGGTCGGCTCGGGCAACCTCGCTCCCAACTTCCTGCAGCTTTTCCAGATCAGAAATCTTCCGATCGATGCGAGCTCGCAGGCGCTGATCCAGCGCAAGAGCTTCGTCGATTTCTACTTCCTGCTCGACATCTCCGAATCGATGAACATCGCGGCCAGCGATGAAGACCGAAGTAAGCTGGAAAAAGCAACGAACCAGATGAACGGACGACCTTGTGCGTTCGCCTGCCATGTCCCTGATTGGGACAGAACATTGTCGAACTACGCGATCAGTCAGATCGCGGGCGTCACACTGCGGGTCGATGTCTTGCGATCTGCGGCCGATAGCATGATCGATAAAGTGCTTTCGCTGAACAGCGCAGTCGGCTCGCTCGTGTCGACCCGCGTCGCGACCGCAGGGTTCAGTTCGTCGTTTCACGACTGGCAACCGCCGATCACGCATGCTGGAATCCTAAAGGCGTCCATTCGCACACCGGCGCCCGAGCCTCACCCGCATTCGGACATGAAACTCGCCTTCGAGGATTTCAGACGAAAGCTGGGTGCGCAGGGTTCGGGCAGGACCCAATCCGACCCCAAAAAGATCGCCATCGTCGTGACGGATGGTGTTCGAGATGAAGACGAGAGCTTTTCGCCGTTTTCGTTGGGGCCCGTCGATCCGCTCTCGTGCAAGCCTATCAAGGATGGCGGGATCGACCTCGTCGTTCTGGAAATCAAATACATCAAGAACTTCGATACTGGAAACTTCTTCCGTGACCGCGTGGCTCGATATTACGATCTGATTTCGCCGAACATGAAGTCCTGCGCCAGTCCGAACTACTATTATCAGGCGCAGGACGCTGGATCGGCCGAGAGCCAGTTGCTCCAGATCGTGGACGACATCATGACCGTCCGCCGCCGGCTGTCGAGCTGA
- a CDS encoding TadE/TadG family type IV pilus assembly protein: MGILDRLRLRTSGFRRSQSGSTAVEFGVLALLYFLIVFAIIEIALLFTAELVLDKGTTYAGRMVRVGRAQHDNMTKEQFAAFTCDKVKIMLDCNKLVFDIRSYPSFADVPDDVPMKGDAIDTSGFKYELSRGGTIVALRVFYKWPILTSVLRRFFADTNDGSVVLMSMSTFRTEPF, translated from the coding sequence ATGGGCATCCTTGATAGGCTTCGCCTGCGAACCTCAGGCTTCCGCCGGTCGCAATCGGGCAGCACGGCGGTCGAGTTCGGCGTTCTCGCGCTGCTTTATTTTCTGATCGTCTTCGCGATCATCGAAATCGCGCTTCTGTTCACCGCCGAACTCGTTCTCGACAAGGGCACGACCTATGCCGGACGCATGGTGCGGGTCGGGCGGGCGCAGCACGACAATATGACGAAGGAGCAATTCGCGGCCTTCACCTGCGACAAGGTGAAGATCATGCTGGATTGCAACAAGCTCGTCTTCGACATCCGGTCCTATCCTTCCTTCGCCGACGTGCCGGACGATGTGCCGATGAAGGGCGATGCGATCGATACGAGTGGTTTCAAGTACGAGCTCAGTCGCGGCGGCACGATTGTTGCCCTGCGCGTCTTCTACAAATGGCCCATTCTCACCAGCGTCCTCAGACGCTTCTTCGCCGACACCAACGACGGCTCGGTCGTCCTGATGAGCATGAGCACGTTTCGGACAGAGCCCTTCTGA
- a CDS encoding TerC family protein, which translates to MEWIADPNAWIGLATLVVLEIVLGIDNLVFIAILAEKLPPEQRDRARLIGLSLALVMRLVLLASISWIVTLTSPLFSVGSFSFSGRDLILIVGGVFLLAKGTMELHERLEGHEAKTGGVRVEAVFWQVIAQIVILDAVFSLDSVITAVGMVEHLMVMVIAVIVAMAIMMLASKPLMAFVNRHPTVVILCLGFLLMIGFSLVTEGFGYHLPKGYLYAAIGFSVLIEAANQFRSRKTDSEFAGMDMRERTAAAVLKLLGGRRRGEARLEPSALGAPDGEEAAVFAPAETDMIQGVLTLAERPVRTIMSPRAEIQWIDLGETQEEVRADILDLTHSTVLLCRDGLDGFVGVAATTDLLHSLAEGATVDLQAKMRQPVIVHEGTSVLRLMEQLRRSSTPISIVVDEYGSVVGVATPTDILEAIAGEFPDRDEAPADMHLTEDGSWTLDGFVDVHRASAALGVDLVDASHRYTTLNGYIVWKLGDIPRDGQRFRADGLEIEILAMKGRTVDKARLRLLAAEAVSEMAD; encoded by the coding sequence ATGGAATGGATCGCAGACCCGAACGCTTGGATCGGGCTCGCGACGCTTGTCGTGCTCGAAATCGTCCTCGGCATCGACAATCTCGTCTTCATCGCCATCCTGGCCGAGAAACTGCCGCCCGAGCAGCGCGACCGCGCCCGGCTGATCGGCCTTTCGCTGGCGCTGGTCATGCGCCTCGTTCTGCTCGCGTCGATCTCCTGGATCGTCACGCTGACCAGCCCGCTCTTCTCGGTCGGCAGCTTTTCCTTTTCGGGGCGCGACCTGATCCTCATCGTCGGCGGCGTGTTCCTGCTCGCCAAGGGTACGATGGAGCTGCACGAGAGGCTCGAAGGGCACGAAGCGAAGACGGGCGGCGTGCGCGTCGAGGCCGTGTTCTGGCAGGTGATCGCGCAGATCGTCATCCTCGATGCCGTGTTCTCGCTGGACAGCGTCATCACCGCCGTCGGCATGGTCGAGCATCTGATGGTCATGGTGATCGCCGTGATCGTCGCGATGGCAATCATGATGCTGGCCTCGAAGCCGCTCATGGCCTTCGTCAACCGGCATCCGACCGTCGTCATCCTGTGCCTCGGCTTCCTCCTGATGATCGGGTTCAGCCTCGTCACCGAAGGGTTCGGCTACCACCTTCCCAAGGGCTATCTCTACGCCGCCATCGGCTTCTCCGTGCTGATCGAGGCCGCCAACCAGTTTCGCAGCCGCAAGACGGACAGCGAGTTCGCGGGGATGGACATGCGCGAGCGCACGGCCGCCGCCGTGCTGAAGCTTCTAGGCGGTCGCCGCCGGGGCGAGGCGCGGTTGGAGCCCTCCGCCCTCGGCGCGCCGGATGGCGAGGAGGCCGCCGTCTTCGCCCCGGCGGAAACGGACATGATCCAGGGCGTACTGACGCTCGCCGAGCGCCCGGTGCGCACGATCATGTCGCCGCGCGCCGAAATCCAGTGGATCGACCTTGGCGAGACGCAGGAGGAGGTCCGCGCCGACATTCTCGATCTCACCCATTCGACGGTGCTTCTGTGCCGCGACGGGCTCGACGGGTTCGTGGGCGTCGCCGCCACAACCGATCTCCTGCATTCGCTAGCCGAAGGTGCGACCGTCGATCTCCAGGCGAAGATGCGCCAGCCCGTGATCGTCCACGAGGGAACCAGCGTTCTTCGGCTGATGGAACAGTTGCGGCGATCCTCGACGCCGATTTCCATCGTCGTGGACGAATACGGTTCCGTCGTGGGCGTCGCGACCCCGACCGACATTCTGGAAGCCATCGCCGGCGAGTTTCCCGACCGCGACGAGGCGCCCGCCGACATGCACCTGACCGAGGACGGCAGCTGGACGCTCGACGGCTTCGTGGATGTTCACCGCGCCAGCGCGGCGCTGGGCGTCGATCTGGTGGACGCGAGCCATCGCTACACCACGCTGAACGGCTACATCGTGTGGAAGCTCGGCGACATTCCGCGCGACGGCCAGCGGTTTCGCGCGGATGGGCTGGAGATCGAGATCCTTGCCATGAAGGGCCGGACCGTGGACAAGGCGCGCCTGCGACTTCTCGCGGCCGAGGCGGTGAGCGAGATGGCGGATTGA
- a CDS encoding sensor histidine kinase, which produces MPEFAVFRTISFRLAASYAVLFVVSVAAIMGAAYAFATSEIRGISEREILHDMAAFRSAYREGGGRELSLAVRERSEGAPGDSFYLLLDENGDFLSGNIPAELWREGWFEGRMGDAVVRQSQDLMDAAAMNTDGEVRLFSHGERLGNFRLLTGRNSHVLHETQEIMLGCLLLGCLAITIVALCGGYLITRGPVRRVNAIAGLTHQVVSGRLAVRLPITANGDEIDRLSSDINGMLARIEALMESLRQVSTDIAHDLRTPIARLRQRLDLLSRRPPEDRAEFTSGIEGAIEEADTIIETFNALLRIAQVEGGARRARFRTLDLAEVAERVCDIYRDVAQDAGHRLEAEIEDQAFIEGDADLLTQLLVNLVENAINHVPEPGLIVVSLRRAEGEALLCVGDNGPGVPEAERERIFRRLYRLDRSRSTPGTGLGLAMVAAIAELHGASVTASDNAPGLALQVAFPLSVTR; this is translated from the coding sequence ATGCCTGAATTCGCCGTCTTCCGCACGATCTCGTTCCGCCTCGCCGCCTCCTACGCCGTCCTGTTCGTGGTGTCGGTGGCCGCGATCATGGGCGCGGCCTACGCTTTCGCGACCAGCGAGATCCGCGGCATTTCCGAGCGCGAGATCCTGCACGACATGGCCGCCTTCCGCTCCGCCTATCGCGAGGGCGGCGGGCGCGAGCTGAGCCTGGCGGTTCGCGAGCGCTCCGAAGGCGCGCCGGGCGACAGTTTCTATCTCCTCCTGGACGAGAACGGAGACTTCCTTTCCGGCAACATTCCCGCCGAGCTTTGGCGCGAGGGCTGGTTCGAGGGCCGGATGGGGGATGCCGTGGTCCGCCAGAGCCAGGACCTGATGGACGCGGCGGCCATGAACACGGACGGCGAGGTGCGCCTGTTCAGCCATGGCGAAAGGCTGGGAAACTTTCGGCTTTTGACCGGCCGGAACTCCCACGTCCTGCACGAGACGCAGGAGATCATGCTGGGCTGCCTGCTTCTGGGGTGCCTTGCGATCACGATCGTGGCGCTGTGTGGGGGCTATCTCATCACGCGAGGGCCGGTGCGGCGGGTGAACGCCATCGCGGGCCTGACGCATCAGGTCGTGTCGGGCCGCCTTGCCGTGCGCCTGCCGATCACCGCCAATGGCGACGAGATCGACCGCCTGTCCTCTGACATCAACGGGATGCTGGCGCGCATCGAGGCGCTGATGGAAAGTCTGCGGCAGGTGTCCACCGACATCGCCCACGACCTGCGCACGCCCATCGCCCGGCTGCGCCAGCGGCTGGACCTCCTGAGCCGCCGCCCACCGGAGGACCGGGCCGAGTTCACGAGCGGGATCGAGGGCGCGATCGAGGAGGCCGACACGATCATCGAGACCTTTAACGCGCTTCTGCGCATCGCGCAGGTCGAGGGCGGCGCCCGGCGCGCGCGGTTTCGAACGCTCGATCTGGCCGAGGTGGCGGAGCGGGTCTGCGACATCTACCGCGACGTCGCGCAGGACGCCGGCCATCGGCTGGAAGCCGAGATCGAGGATCAGGCCTTCATCGAGGGAGACGCCGATCTCCTGACCCAGCTCCTCGTCAATCTCGTCGAGAACGCAATCAACCATGTTCCCGAGCCCGGCCTCATCGTGGTTTCGCTGCGGCGCGCCGAGGGCGAGGCTCTGCTTTGCGTTGGGGATAACGGACCCGGCGTTCCCGAGGCGGAGCGGGAGCGCATCTTCCGGCGCCTCTACAGGCTCGATCGCAGCCGAAGCACGCCCGGCACCGGCCTCGGACTCGCCATGGTCGCGGCCATCGCCGAACTGCACGGGGCCTCGGTGACAGCCTCCGACAACGCCCCCGGCCTCGCTCTCCAGGTCGCCTTTCCCCTATCCGTGACGCGATAG
- a CDS encoding response regulator transcription factor, with amino-acid sequence MKILMIEDDPSTAHYVSGGLREEGHELDHAPDGPTGLELACSRRYDVLVVDRMLPRLDGLSLVRALRSAGRDVPILFLTSVGGIDDRVEGLEAGADDYLLKPFAFSELMARLNALVRRAPSRREETVLEIGELRMNLLSRAVTRGGAPIDLKPREFRLLEYMMRNRGRVMTRTMLLERVWDFHFDPKTNVVETHVSRLRAKIDRPFATEMIRTVRGSGYMLDA; translated from the coding sequence TTGAAGATCCTGATGATCGAGGACGACCCGTCGACCGCGCATTACGTTTCGGGCGGCCTGCGCGAGGAGGGGCACGAACTCGACCACGCGCCGGACGGCCCGACCGGCTTGGAACTGGCCTGCTCGCGGCGCTACGACGTGCTCGTGGTGGATCGCATGTTGCCGAGGCTCGACGGCCTGTCGCTGGTGCGCGCGCTGCGCTCGGCCGGGCGGGACGTGCCGATCCTGTTTCTGACCTCGGTCGGGGGCATCGACGATCGGGTCGAGGGGCTGGAGGCGGGCGCGGACGACTATCTCCTGAAGCCCTTTGCCTTTTCCGAACTCATGGCGCGGCTGAACGCGCTGGTCCGCCGGGCGCCGAGCCGGCGGGAGGAGACGGTGCTCGAAATCGGCGAGCTGCGGATGAACCTTCTCTCCCGCGCGGTGACGCGCGGGGGCGCGCCGATTGACCTGAAGCCGCGCGAGTTCCGCCTTCTGGAATACATGATGCGCAACCGGGGGCGAGTGATGACGCGCACCATGCTGCTGGAGCGCGTCTGGGACTTTCACTTCGACCCCAAGACCAATGTGGTGGAAACGCATGTCAGCCGCCTGCGGGCCAAGATCGACCGGCCCTTCGCCACCGAGATGATCCGCACCGTGCGCGGCTCCGGCTATATGCTCGATGCCTGA